Genomic window (Octopus bimaculoides isolate UCB-OBI-ISO-001 chromosome 28, ASM119413v2, whole genome shotgun sequence):
aatacaatataaaaatggaaaggaaatcataagaaagaaaggaagtttaTGGAAAATGTTTGATGTTTGTGCTGCATtaaatgtgaagaaagaaagaaaaagaagtgattTACCTGATAAGATGTCGAAAAAGAAGGGTAAAActtcatatcaatgtgatatttgtaaaAAGACATTCCAGAAACAATGTAACCTAACGATTCACAAGAAAAGTCAttcaggagaaaagccatatcactgtgaaatatgtggtaatttattcttgttaaaaaatcacttaactgtacacaaacgtattcacacaggagagaggcCTTAcagctgtgatatctgtggtaaatctttcaaaCAAAGTGGTGACTTAAAGGCTCATAAACGaactcacacaggagagaaaccatatcgttgtgatatctgtggtaaatccttttcACAAGGCAACCAAGTTactatacacaaacgcattcatacaggagagagaccatttCACTGTGACGTCTGTGGCAAATCCTTCATTGGAAGACATGTCTTAAAGGcccacaaacgcattcatactggagaaaaaccttatcactgtgatatctgtggtaaatcattcactgggAGTGGTCACTTAGCCactcataaacacattcatacaggagagagaccttatcactgtgatatctgtggcaaatcattctctcgtaCCCATCACTTATCttttcacaaacacattcatacaggagacaagccatatcattgtgatatctgtggtaaatcattctctcaaaaatctGGCTCAGTTgtccacaaacgtattcatacaagagag
Coding sequences:
- the LOC128251074 gene encoding zinc finger protein 271-like, with the protein product MFDVCAALNVKKERKRSDLPDKMSKKKGKTSYQCDICKKTFQKQCNLTIHKKSHSGEKPYHCEICGNLFLLKNHLTVHKRIHTGERPYSCDICGKSFKQSGDLKAHKRTHTGEKPYRCDICGKSFSQGNQVTIHKRIHTGERPFHCDVCGKSFIGRHVLKAHKRIHTGEKPYHCDICGKSFTGSGHLATHKHIHTGERPYHCDICGKSFSRTHHLSFHKHIHTGDKPYHCDICGKSFSQKSGSVVHKRIHTREKPYQCDICGKSFSQAHHVTSHKSVHTGEKPYHCDVCGKSFSQKYGSTVHKRSHTGEKPYHCDICAKSFSRTCDLNKHKITHTGIRQHHCDICGKSFSGSGDLTRHNRIHTGEKPFHCDICGKSFPEKSVLTIHKRIHTGEKPYHCDVCGKSFSVSGVLTKHKRIHTGEKPYPCII